From Virgibacillus ihumii, the proteins below share one genomic window:
- the atpE gene encoding F0F1 ATP synthase subunit C: protein MGVLAAAIAVGLAAVGGGIGNGLIASRTVEGIARQPELKGQLQTTMFIGVGLVEVMPIIAVVIAFMVM, encoded by the coding sequence ATGGGAGTTTTAGCAGCAGCAATCGCAGTTGGATTAGCCGCAGTTGGTGGCGGTATTGGTAACGGTCTTATTGCAAGTCGTACAGTTGAAGGGATCGCTCGTCAGCCAGAACTGAAAGGTCAGCTTCAAACAACCATGTTCATTGGTGTAGGTTTGGTTGAGGTTATGCCGATCATCGCAGTAGTTATCGCATTTATGGTTATGTAG
- a CDS encoding F0F1 ATP synthase subunit delta, producing MSGEVVANRYADALFAIANEQGKTEQLMEEFEVLDEIFRSNKELNAFLEHPRVSNTRKKQFLDEVFNDFSANVKNTLKILVERHRTEIIPSIINHYAKLVNDAKGIAEATVYSARELSEAEKEQLEKTFAKRLNKQTVKLESVVDPSVLGGVKVRVGNSIYDGTISGKLQRLERNIGIAN from the coding sequence ATGAGTGGAGAAGTAGTAGCTAATCGTTACGCAGACGCTCTTTTCGCCATTGCCAACGAACAAGGGAAAACAGAACAGCTGATGGAAGAATTTGAAGTGCTGGATGAAATTTTCCGGAGTAACAAAGAATTAAATGCATTTCTTGAGCATCCTCGTGTCAGTAATACCAGGAAAAAACAATTTCTAGATGAAGTGTTTAACGACTTTTCAGCCAATGTAAAAAACACACTGAAAATTTTGGTTGAACGCCATCGTACTGAGATTATTCCTTCTATTATAAATCACTACGCAAAACTGGTGAACGATGCAAAAGGAATCGCGGAAGCAACTGTATACTCGGCTCGTGAATTGTCAGAGGCTGAAAAAGAACAACTTGAAAAAACGTTTGCGAAGCGGTTGAACAAGCAAACGGTCAAGCTGGAAAGCGTTGTGGATCCATCCGTCCTCGGTGGTGTTAAGGTACGGGTCGGGAATTCGATCTATGATGGTACAATCAGCGGTAAATTACAACGTCTCGAGCGAAATATAGGCATTGCAAACTAA
- a CDS encoding S8 family serine peptidase codes for MRYIMILLLTAVTLLPSIAGAEINHTNKMNNNKASIIIEVEGDPHEHKQYIINHYPYVEIIAVYDKLFNGIALKASPRRFERMGSLDFIKTIHPTAIYETNVDRSSAVKLAEPIKKDAVIPAAINNTKYSGDGVQVAVIDTGIAYNHPDLAENYKGGFDLVDLDDDPMETLKAQGIPTMHGTHVAGIIAADGELTGVAPDADIYAYRALGPGGRGTSVQVIAALEQAVQDGADVINLSLGNTVNGPDFPTSVAVNRAVEKGVTVVIANGNSGPEKWTVGSPATAANAISVGAAAHPQKVPYLQESLLDKKIPLALMAGSPPWNFTTDHRIAPFPGNNVQGKIALIQRGKVPFFELAKQAEEAGAIAVLIYNNTKGGFRGSIENTGNPIQIPVASITKAEGEWLLQHAKNNSLYMETNYATTKLDIAAFSSRGPVTVNWDLKPDVSAPGTNILSTVPDGYMQLQGTSMAAPHVAGAIALIKEAHPDWSTKQISGALKTTAHTISGKDGTPIRPIVQGMGEIDPKAAINTTSILYNPLLSYGKIDSYKEKKTINLKIENTSSHDQTYTFKTPEMKRGIMWHLPLSFTIPAGETKKVPVELSVNSNLLDEGIHQGWLTLMQDEETYELPYLFINQTADYPKTMGFSFSLKPFSDEKYVYQMYVTEPADSIEVNLYNPETLIFDRTFLRMEDVDPGMVKGQLKKSELGKPGTYQAVITVQLKNGQIESHQTEVTIVKKP; via the coding sequence ATGCGCTACATAATGATTCTGCTTCTGACCGCAGTCACACTGCTTCCTTCAATCGCAGGTGCGGAAATAAACCATACCAACAAAATGAACAACAATAAAGCATCGATCATCATCGAGGTGGAGGGTGATCCGCACGAGCACAAACAATACATCATCAACCATTATCCATATGTCGAAATTATCGCGGTGTATGACAAGCTGTTTAACGGAATCGCGCTGAAGGCATCACCCAGACGGTTTGAGCGCATGGGTTCGCTTGATTTTATTAAAACAATTCATCCGACAGCGATATATGAAACAAATGTGGACCGTTCATCAGCAGTCAAGCTGGCTGAACCAATCAAAAAAGACGCTGTTATCCCGGCAGCAATCAACAATACAAAATATTCCGGTGACGGGGTGCAGGTTGCCGTGATAGATACTGGTATCGCGTATAACCACCCGGACCTTGCTGAAAATTATAAAGGTGGTTTTGACCTGGTGGACTTGGATGATGATCCGATGGAAACCCTTAAAGCGCAGGGAATCCCAACGATGCACGGGACACATGTGGCTGGAATTATTGCAGCTGATGGCGAACTGACCGGTGTTGCTCCCGATGCGGATATCTATGCATATCGTGCACTGGGCCCAGGCGGCCGCGGTACATCGGTGCAGGTGATTGCCGCGCTTGAACAGGCAGTCCAGGACGGGGCTGATGTCATCAATCTTTCGCTCGGAAATACAGTCAACGGCCCGGATTTTCCGACAAGCGTTGCGGTTAACCGGGCGGTTGAAAAAGGAGTGACAGTCGTTATTGCGAACGGCAACAGTGGTCCGGAAAAATGGACAGTCGGTTCACCGGCAACTGCCGCAAACGCCATTTCAGTCGGAGCAGCGGCCCATCCTCAAAAAGTTCCATACCTGCAGGAGAGTTTGCTTGATAAAAAAATCCCACTGGCCTTAATGGCAGGTTCACCACCATGGAATTTTACCACCGATCACCGGATTGCACCGTTTCCGGGAAATAATGTTCAGGGAAAAATAGCCCTGATCCAGCGCGGGAAAGTACCTTTTTTTGAACTGGCAAAACAGGCTGAAGAGGCCGGTGCGATTGCCGTGCTGATTTACAATAATACAAAGGGGGGATTTCGCGGTTCCATTGAAAACACCGGCAATCCTATCCAAATTCCGGTCGCATCCATTACCAAAGCTGAAGGTGAATGGCTGCTTCAGCATGCAAAAAATAATTCTTTGTATATGGAAACAAATTATGCAACTACCAAATTGGATATTGCCGCGTTCAGTTCGCGTGGTCCGGTAACGGTCAACTGGGATCTCAAACCGGATGTCAGTGCGCCGGGCACCAATATTTTAAGCACGGTTCCAGACGGCTATATGCAGCTGCAGGGGACAAGTATGGCCGCACCGCATGTCGCCGGTGCGATTGCGCTCATAAAGGAAGCACATCCTGACTGGTCAACCAAACAAATAAGCGGGGCTTTGAAGACAACTGCACATACCATCAGCGGGAAAGATGGCACGCCAATCAGACCGATTGTTCAGGGTATGGGTGAAATCGATCCAAAAGCAGCCATTAATACGACATCCATTCTGTATAATCCACTGCTGTCGTATGGAAAAATTGATTCCTACAAAGAGAAAAAAACGATCAATTTAAAAATCGAAAATACCAGCAGCCATGACCAAACGTACACATTTAAAACCCCTGAAATGAAGCGAGGCATCATGTGGCACCTGCCGCTTTCCTTCACCATTCCGGCGGGCGAAACGAAAAAGGTGCCGGTGGAACTCAGTGTGAACAGCAATCTTTTGGATGAAGGAATTCACCAAGGCTGGCTGACACTGATGCAGGATGAAGAAACATACGAACTTCCATATTTGTTCATCAATCAGACTGCCGATTATCCAAAAACGATGGGATTCAGTTTTTCCCTGAAGCCGTTTTCCGATGAAAAATATGTTTACCAGATGTACGTAACAGAGCCGGCTGACAGCATTGAAGTGAATCTGTACAATCCGGAAACACTTATCTTTGACCGGACGTTTTTGCGGATGGAGGATGTCGATCCGGGAATGGTCAAAGGACAGCTGAAAAAGTCAGAACTGGGCAAGCCGGGAACATATCAGGCCGTCATTACCGTACAGTTGAAAAACGGACAAATCGAAAGTCACCAGACTGAAGTGACGATTGTGAAAAAGCCTTAA
- the atpB gene encoding F0F1 ATP synthase subunit A produces MDHEAPLVEDVLGISWLDFNLSNVLMIIIASVIVFFICLLASRSLQMKPTGVQNVMEWIIDFVKGMVNDTMEWSTGRIFLPMALTLILYIFVSNLMGVVTLATFGNELWWKSPTSDAGVTLTLSGMVIILSNYYGVKAKGGKEYFKGFLKPFPLFLPIKIIEEFANSLTLGLRLFGNIYAGEVLLGLLAGLMASGAVGFIGGIIPMLAWQGFSIFIGAIQAFIFTLLTLVYLSQKFSDDH; encoded by the coding sequence GTGGATCATGAAGCACCATTAGTTGAGGATGTTCTGGGGATATCCTGGCTTGATTTTAATTTGTCCAACGTTCTGATGATTATCATTGCGTCCGTCATTGTATTCTTCATTTGTTTGCTGGCATCCAGAAGCCTGCAAATGAAACCGACCGGGGTCCAGAATGTTATGGAGTGGATTATTGACTTCGTGAAAGGCATGGTCAATGACACAATGGAATGGAGCACAGGCAGGATTTTTCTGCCAATGGCACTGACACTGATCTTATACATTTTCGTCAGTAACCTGATGGGTGTCGTTACGTTGGCAACATTCGGTAATGAATTATGGTGGAAATCACCGACATCCGATGCAGGAGTTACGTTGACATTATCCGGTATGGTAATTATTTTATCAAACTACTATGGTGTCAAAGCCAAGGGCGGCAAGGAATACTTTAAAGGATTCCTCAAACCGTTTCCTCTATTTTTACCGATTAAGATTATTGAGGAGTTTGCCAACTCATTGACACTCGGTCTTCGGTTGTTCGGTAACATTTATGCAGGTGAGGTATTGCTTGGATTACTTGCAGGATTGATGGCTTCCGGAGCTGTCGGATTCATCGGTGGTATCATTCCGATGTTGGCATGGCAAGGATTCAGTATCTTTATCGGTGCAATCCAGGCATTTATTTTCACATTGTTGACATTAGTATACTTATCACAAAAGTTCAGTGATGATCACTAG
- the wecB gene encoding non-hydrolyzing UDP-N-acetylglucosamine 2-epimerase codes for MAGPIKVMTTFGTRPEAIKMAPVVLELKKRPDMFEPIVAVTAQHREMLDQVLDIFGITPDFDLNIMREKQSLAQITTRALEGLDEVMKKTEPDIVLVHGDTTTTFAASLAGYYNQIAVGHVEAGLRTWNKYSPYPEEMNRQLTGVMADFHFAPTEKSRQNLLAENKRADRIFVTGNTAIDALKTTVDEAYSSPIIDGLNGKRLVLMTAHRRENLGNNMRQMFRAIKRLVETHDDIQVIYPVHLNPVVQETANEILGNDERIQLIEPLGVVDFHNFAARSHLILTDSGGVQEEAPSLGVPVLVLRDTTERPEGIDAGTLKLAGTDEDTIFEMAHELLSDHDAHEKMAEASNPYGDGRASEKIADAIVEYFNK; via the coding sequence ATGGCTGGACCGATTAAAGTGATGACGACGTTCGGGACGAGACCGGAAGCAATAAAAATGGCTCCGGTCGTTCTTGAACTGAAAAAACGACCGGACATGTTTGAGCCGATTGTGGCTGTTACCGCGCAGCATCGCGAAATGCTTGATCAGGTACTTGATATTTTCGGGATTACGCCGGACTTTGATTTGAATATTATGCGGGAAAAGCAGTCCCTTGCGCAGATAACAACCCGCGCATTGGAAGGGCTTGATGAGGTTATGAAAAAAACGGAGCCTGACATCGTGCTTGTTCATGGCGATACAACGACAACATTTGCGGCATCGCTCGCCGGTTACTATAATCAGATTGCGGTCGGGCATGTGGAAGCAGGGCTCCGCACATGGAATAAATATTCCCCTTACCCGGAAGAAATGAACCGGCAGTTGACTGGCGTGATGGCTGACTTTCATTTTGCCCCAACGGAAAAATCAAGGCAAAATCTGCTTGCTGAAAATAAGAGGGCTGATCGTATTTTTGTGACTGGAAACACGGCGATTGATGCTTTGAAAACAACAGTGGATGAAGCGTACTCAAGTCCGATAATCGATGGCTTGAATGGCAAGCGGCTCGTGCTCATGACTGCTCACCGCCGGGAAAACCTTGGCAATAACATGCGGCAGATGTTTCGCGCGATTAAGCGGCTTGTCGAAACACATGATGATATTCAGGTGATTTATCCGGTCCATCTGAATCCGGTTGTCCAGGAAACAGCGAATGAAATTCTCGGTAACGATGAGCGCATTCAGCTGATTGAACCGCTAGGAGTAGTGGATTTTCATAACTTCGCAGCCAGGTCGCATCTGATTTTGACCGATTCCGGCGGTGTTCAGGAAGAAGCGCCATCCCTTGGTGTTCCTGTTCTCGTATTGCGTGATACGACCGAACGTCCTGAAGGCATTGATGCAGGTACATTGAAACTAGCCGGCACCGATGAAGATACTATTTTTGAGATGGCACATGAATTGTTGTCGGATCACGATGCTCATGAAAAAATGGCTGAAGCGTCCAATCCGTATGGTGATGGACGAGCATCGGAAAAAATCGCCGACGCAATTGTGGAGTATTTTAATAAGTAG
- the atpF gene encoding F0F1 ATP synthase subunit B, whose amino-acid sequence MEGVNTVPTFTGFSTIYAGIGGLHVGDMLVQLATFIILLLLLRKYAWGPLMGIMQKREEYVANEIESAENSRKEAEKAQEEATAQLKQTKQDAQQIIEDAKRTGVKQEQEIVQSAKTEAERIKQAAQEEIQNEKEKAIQALQDKVSSLSVLIASKVIEKEISAQDQEELINDYIKEVGEER is encoded by the coding sequence ATGGAAGGAGTGAATACTGTGCCGACATTCACTGGATTTTCTACAATATATGCCGGAATCGGCGGACTCCATGTTGGAGATATGCTTGTTCAGCTTGCTACCTTTATAATTCTGTTGTTGTTGCTGCGTAAATATGCGTGGGGGCCCTTGATGGGGATTATGCAGAAGCGTGAGGAATATGTGGCCAACGAGATAGAATCAGCTGAAAACAGCCGCAAAGAAGCTGAAAAAGCACAGGAAGAAGCTACAGCTCAACTGAAACAGACAAAGCAGGATGCGCAGCAAATCATTGAGGATGCAAAACGTACCGGTGTGAAGCAGGAGCAGGAGATTGTTCAGTCCGCAAAAACAGAGGCTGAGCGAATCAAGCAGGCTGCACAGGAAGAAATCCAAAATGAAAAAGAAAAAGCAATCCAGGCATTGCAGGATAAAGTTTCTTCATTATCTGTTCTGATTGCCAGCAAGGTTATTGAAAAAGAAATTAGTGCACAGGATCAGGAAGAACTGATTAATGACTATATTAAAGAGGTAGGAGAAGAGCGATGA
- the upp gene encoding uracil phosphoribosyltransferase, with protein sequence MGKVHVLDHPLIQHKLTYIRDKNTGTKEFRELVDEVAMLMAFEITRNLPLQENTVQTPVMEAQTKVLAGKKIGLIPILRAGLGMVDGMLNLIPAARVGHVGLYRDPETLKPVEYYIKLPKDIEERELIVIDPMLATGGSANETIHSLKKRGAKQIRLMCLVAAPEGVEVIKEDHPDVDIYLGALDEKLDEHGYIVPGLGDAGDRLFGTK encoded by the coding sequence ATGGGTAAAGTGCACGTACTGGATCATCCATTAATTCAACATAAGCTGACGTACATACGAGATAAAAATACGGGAACGAAGGAATTCCGCGAGCTTGTGGACGAGGTTGCGATGTTGATGGCGTTTGAAATAACACGTAATCTCCCGCTTCAGGAAAATACGGTTCAAACACCTGTCATGGAAGCACAGACGAAAGTGCTTGCCGGCAAAAAAATCGGACTGATCCCGATTCTCCGTGCCGGACTTGGCATGGTTGACGGTATGCTGAATCTGATCCCGGCCGCACGTGTCGGACATGTCGGGTTGTACCGCGATCCCGAGACACTGAAGCCGGTGGAATACTACATTAAACTGCCGAAAGATATTGAGGAGCGCGAACTGATTGTCATTGATCCAATGCTTGCGACAGGCGGATCAGCGAATGAAACCATTCACTCCTTAAAAAAGCGCGGGGCAAAGCAAATTCGTCTGATGTGTCTGGTTGCGGCCCCGGAAGGCGTTGAAGTGATCAAAGAAGATCATCCTGATGTTGATATCTATCTTGGTGCACTGGATGAAAAACTGGACGAGCATGGATACATTGTTCCAGGGCTTGGCGATGCCGGTGACCGCCTGTTCGGCACCAAATAA
- the glyA gene encoding serine hydroxymethyltransferase, whose amino-acid sequence MEHLKQADQELYNAMQDERKRQQEKIELIASENFVSEAVMEAMGSVLTNKYAEGYPGKRYYGGCEHVDVVENLARDRAKELFGADHANVQPHSGAQANMAVYFTALEPGDTVLGMSLDHGGHLTHGSPVNFSGKLYNFVDYGVDKESEKLDYDAVLEKAKEVKPKLIVAGASAYSRELDFAKFREIADAVDAYLMVDMAHIAGLVAAGLHANPVPHAHFVTTTTHKTLRGPRGGMILCKEEFAKKIDKAVFPRMQGGPLMHVIAAKAVSFKEALSDDFKAYSKQIVVNASTLAEALVAEGVRVVSGGTDNHLLLVDVTTLNLTGKVAEKVLDDIGITANKNTIPFDQESPFVTSGLRIGTAAVTSRGFREAEMKEIASIIAHTLKNHEDEAALREAANRVKALTDKSPLYA is encoded by the coding sequence CAGTCATGGAGGCAATGGGTTCGGTGCTGACGAACAAATATGCGGAAGGCTATCCCGGCAAACGCTACTATGGCGGGTGTGAACATGTTGACGTCGTGGAGAACCTCGCACGCGATCGCGCCAAAGAACTGTTCGGTGCAGACCATGCCAACGTACAGCCGCATTCCGGTGCACAGGCGAACATGGCCGTCTACTTCACGGCGCTTGAGCCAGGTGACACGGTACTCGGAATGAGTCTGGATCATGGCGGACACCTTACCCATGGCAGTCCGGTAAACTTCAGCGGGAAATTGTATAATTTTGTGGATTATGGTGTTGATAAAGAGTCTGAAAAACTGGATTATGATGCTGTTTTGGAAAAAGCAAAAGAAGTGAAGCCAAAATTGATTGTTGCAGGTGCAAGTGCCTACTCACGTGAACTTGATTTTGCCAAGTTCCGCGAAATTGCCGATGCAGTCGATGCATACCTGATGGTCGACATGGCACATATCGCCGGACTTGTCGCAGCAGGCCTGCATGCGAATCCTGTGCCACATGCACATTTTGTCACAACGACAACACACAAAACATTGCGCGGCCCACGCGGCGGCATGATTCTTTGCAAAGAGGAATTCGCGAAAAAAATTGACAAGGCTGTTTTCCCTCGTATGCAGGGCGGCCCGTTAATGCACGTTATCGCAGCAAAGGCGGTATCATTTAAAGAGGCGTTGTCCGATGATTTTAAAGCATACAGCAAACAAATTGTCGTTAATGCCAGTACGCTTGCCGAAGCATTGGTCGCTGAAGGTGTGCGGGTTGTATCAGGCGGAACGGATAACCATTTGTTGCTTGTTGATGTAACAACACTTAATTTGACCGGTAAAGTTGCCGAAAAAGTGTTGGATGATATTGGTATTACCGCAAACAAAAATACGATTCCGTTTGATCAGGAAAGCCCGTTTGTCACAAGCGGACTCCGTATCGGTACTGCAGCCGTGACGTCACGCGGCTTCCGCGAGGCAGAAATGAAAGAGATCGCCTCGATCATTGCCCATACGCTGAAAAATCATGAAGATGAAGCTGCATTGCGTGAAGCAGCAAACCGCGTCAAAGCGCTGACCGACAAGTCTCCATTATATGCTTAA
- a CDS encoding ATP synthase subunit I has product MSNYDLMITRQRKWMFYLLAVLVLGAGFTPYPRIFLGLLLGSTASFYNLWLLQKKIDDVGEAVAKNKKVKGVGTVGRLASVALAVLIALRFEEHFHIIAVVVGLMTSYIVIIADFFVSEFKK; this is encoded by the coding sequence ATGTCAAACTATGATCTTATGATAACCCGTCAGCGAAAATGGATGTTTTACCTTCTTGCAGTATTGGTGCTGGGGGCCGGCTTTACTCCTTATCCGCGAATTTTCCTCGGACTCCTGTTAGGAAGCACAGCCAGCTTTTACAATTTATGGCTTTTGCAAAAAAAGATTGATGATGTAGGAGAAGCAGTAGCCAAGAATAAGAAAGTAAAAGGCGTTGGTACAGTGGGGAGGCTCGCGTCAGTCGCACTCGCAGTATTGATAGCACTTCGTTTTGAAGAACATTTCCACATTATAGCAGTAGTAGTTGGACTGATGACATCCTATATTGTCATTATTGCAGATTTTTTTGTGTCTGAATTTAAAAAGTAA